GTCATATTGGAGTTAATTGTTTTCGAAATTTCAAAACACAGGACTAAGGATGTAATAGACATGGAATTGGACCATAATATCGACTTTTCAATATGCATTAGTGAATTCTTTTAATTGATGGATGGAGCTGCCATTTCTAAGGAAAGTTTTACTCAAtacattattaaattttatgaaagattaGAGATTAATGAATCTTTATGCTTCTAACACAATATGTTTCATGTATTTTTGTTAAggattttgttgtaaaatgaATCTTTATGCTTCTAACACAATATTGATTTTCATTCTATTACAGACACATTTGGTCCAGCTGATGTTGGGCTTAAAGAGGAACTATCAGATGATGATCGAGGACATGGAATTTTTGGACTTAACCAACTAAACAGGATAGCACGATGGGcacaaccaataacttatttggACGTATATGAATGTGATAGTTTTACGGTAAGCTCAGCATCTTCTTATtctgaatgaaaatttttgaagcCTGTTGTGCATGCTCATCTCATTAGAAGTTTGTAATTCTCAGTGTTCCTGTTACAGAACTTTAAAATATGCCAATGTTTTTGCCCAATTCTTTTGATTCGTTcttattttgatcatttatCAGTAGTTTCTAAACCTGCCTTTTTGCATGCATGTCCGATGTTATCTGTGTGGCCAGTTTGTGCATGTGACAAGCTGTTTCAGATATAATACTCAAGTATTGAGTACGTCTATTTACTTTTCATTTGTAGATGTGTATATTTTGCTTTCCTACTTCCGCAGTTATTCCACTCCATGACCATCCCGAGATGACTGTTTTTAGCAAAGTTCTCTATGGCTCTATGCATGTGAAAGCTTATGATTGGGTTGAGCCTGCCCAAATCCAGGAAAGAAAAGGACCTAGTTCCTTTCCAGGTCTGTTTTCTCATATCATTTTCAGCTCATCACAACAGATTCTAGGACTTACAATTACCTAAAGGTGATTATGGCTTGATTATTATGTATATTCCTTGTGATTATGCACTTTTATAATATGGGGCTTCAACCTCTCAATTCCCTGCActaatggaaaaaaattgattgtaaatttaaaatgaaCTGGGAACATAATAAGTTTGATGTTGACTcgaaaaagggggggggggggaggaggtGTTCAATTGAGGCTGTGATCTATGGTCTTATTTAGAACACAGAAATCCCAATATGCCTATTTTTCATATGTTTCTCTGATCATTGTgtttagattattattatttttaaattacttaCTTGTCAAATAAATGAATGGTGGAAAATAATACATGTGGCCAACCCTTACTAGTCTGTTGCCAACCCTTACTACTTTGTTGCCAATCCTTACTAGTTTGTTGAGGACCCATAGCCAACACCAAAATTTTAGGACTAAGGCTTAGTTGTTGTTCCCTGTCAAATAAACCCAGTAACACATATTTCGCCTAGTATAGACCTAGTATGTTGTTGCTAACAGCTAACTGTAATGTTAAAAAGGGAAAATTGCATGCTAATAATCTGAAAGTTACAATTCTCAGCTCCAagtaaagatgaaaaaaaaaaaaaaaaaaaaaaaaaaaaaaaaaaatcaaaggtaGATTATCTTTTGTTGAGTTTTGATTAGAAACAGTGTATATTATATTTGATAAGagcttttctcttcttttcctgTTTTCCAATACCTCTAGTTGTAGATGCAAGTATTGTATTCATAATGCGTCATCTCAAATGGTAGGTCTGGTTGCTATATTGGTTTGCCCTAAACAGTCCTTAATAAGTCAATCCATGGGCTAAATTTTACCCTGTTGGTTGGAGGCTTGGAGCTGCATATCTATGAATTCGGTGTTATGAAATGCCATATATCAGCCAATTAGATTACTGTTACAATATTGAACATCCGCTTGTATGACTTTACTGTCCACATCATTGTGAAACGTGGGCTTGACTCTGCAATTCCCCTTAGTTGTAATCACCAATACCCTGCCAATAGGTGGTCTGCATATCTCTAATTGGGGCACTGCCACCTTTTACTGAAAGAGGGATAGCAATTTCACTCTTCTTGTATCACTGTCAATTGTCTGAAAGTAACTTGATTGCCATTTCCTCAACTGTGTAGCAGCCAAATTTCATGAGTAGGATTGACATTTTCTTGTTATTGGGAATCTGAGAGGCCATATCACTCATGAGCTTATTTAAAGGATCATAAAGTCTTAgctgaccccaaaattttgggactaaggtttGGTTGTTGTTCTATATAGTCTTGGATCTTGCTCTTGATTTCCTGATATTGAGGGTCAGTAGTTGGAGGTTTTGATGAATTCTTCTCTGATTTGCAGTAAGATTGGCGAAGTTGTCAGTTGATAAAGTTTTAACAGCACCTTGTGGGACCACAGTTTTGTACCCAAAGAGTGGGGGTAATTTGCATTGTTTTACTGCAGTCACCCCTTGTGCTATACTTGACATCCTCTCACCTCCCTACAAAGAAGAAGCAGGCAGAAAATGTAGCTACTACCATGACTACCCCTACTCTACCTTCTGTAAGTATCTTAAAGTAATTTAAtgttcttttttccccctttttttttcctttctgttGTGCCATCCTATGATTATGCAAATATAGCTCTGTTATTCAtacttcattttttcttcttcctcccttttattattatttttatttaattttatggaATTTACATAGGGAATCCCCATGTTTCACCctgatttcaaattaaacccCAAGTTTCTAATTATACGATGTTGGAGAACTATAGCCTGTGAACCACATgtgacacccccccccccctttcaaaaaaaaaaagaggtgtaAAATAGATACATTaacgatttaaaaaaaaaaaaaaaaaagagtatatgagaaaaaacacagaaacaaagaaaagaactcATATATTGATACCCAGAAAAATTATAGATTGCATTGAAGTTGCAGATCAGAACACTGCAACACCCCCAAGGCAAcattgtttcaaaaatttaattgaaattgggttgcaaataattaatctatagaaaataacatttcaaattaataatggTTGTATATTATTACTAGTTAATCTAgagaaaattactattcaaaCTAATCGATATCTAATGTTATCACATACAAATTGAAACATAAAAGcccaaattaaagaaaatattggaacttgaaaatttaaaatggtCTTCTATTAATAAAACACTAACACTAGGAACTGGGGAACGAAAGTCCTGTGACAACCACCACCTCCACTTCAAAAGCTAGTAAACAGGGTGACCGACGGCAAAATCCTCATGAACTATTCTTCTTGAGTTTTAGAGCTATAGCTCCTGCAACTACCCGTGTCTCTGATTGGTTCAGCAACACCTCTACTTGACTTCATAAATTTGTTCATATTTACTTCTTGATTTTGTGAGCTAGAGATTTCAATATTATCAATAGTAGGGTGGAAAACCTTAAGAGAGCGAATTTGATGGAGAGAGAATGTTTTTAGACAAAGTTTTCCTCCAAACCAGTTTGAAATCATTTTCTCTAATTTATTACATGGCAATTTAGATGACTATCCTTGTGTATTTTAATAAGATGACCCATTAATTCATCTAAACAAGTTACATGACTATGAAATTATTGATATGATTAACATGACCATGACATGCTCTATGGccttttttcagtttttttgaatGCCCCACATGAATGTCAGTGCTCCATTAGTCACAGCCGTGAAAAGTTGCAACTTTATAAATACACAATTGACATTGAAATAATTTAAaggtttaatttaaaatcaagaTCAAACCTGAGGTCCtctatttaagttttgttttttcttatattaaatGAAAACAACTTGGGTGGCTTGTTGAACATGTTAATGCAGCAGCAGGAAATGGATCTTTTGTAAGAAATGGGAAAGAAGAGGACTATGCATGGCTTGAACAGATAGAAACACCAGATGATCTCTATATGCGCCAGGGAAAATATGCTGGCCCAGCCATTCAGTTCTAGGCTTCTAGCTGTCTCATCAATTTTGTTTAGCGCACAATTCTCATTACGTTCAGTTCAAGCTATGGGCCATAGAAAATGTTAATGCCATGTTTGCTTCCGTAGTCTTGCAAAATAGGTACTAAAATGCTGATGCAGTGTGCTTTATAGATGATTACCCCTTACTTTCATGAAGAAATACCTGAAGCGGAATATTCACAGAACTGTAACATGAAGTCATTTGGAAATCCATCTATATTCTCCAAGTTAACTGGCCATTTTTGTTAATGTTTAAGGATTTCAATTACATCAATCATgatgttatgtttatttttgaTCTTTCTTTATCAACCTGGGTTGTTACAATACTatgctctttctctctttctttaatatttcataaaaatagatataattaaTTTGGATAAATTACTCCAACCTCTCCAGTCCTCGAATATGGCAAAAATGCATGCACAATCCTGCTATATTTGAAATTACTCAAACGTTTCTTGACTCTTCACATGTGGCATACATTGGAAATTGGAAGTCCTCTTTGCCAGTTATCTTTGTTAGTCAACTATGATGGATGTGGTAGCGTTAtctaaataaccaaaaaaaaaaaaaaccctagaagtatacctttatttttaaacttgatttcttctctttttctttattcctAACAAAacgttttattatttattttcattttcattgaatctttttctcttccaaCCATTGCTCTTCTGAGCTTTGCCTTCCAAAACCTAACCACAACATAGCAAGCCTATATGTATGACCCAACCTTATCAACAGTACACACCCATAAACCCAAAATCCCCACTCCATCTTCATCAATGATTCACTCAGCCACCCAAAAACCTAGAGTCAACCCACAAATAAAACCTCCTTACAAAGCACAGGGCTCA
The Quercus lobata isolate SW786 chromosome 10, ValleyOak3.0 Primary Assembly, whole genome shotgun sequence DNA segment above includes these coding regions:
- the LOC115965688 gene encoding plant cysteine oxidase 3 isoform X2 translates to MLSKFHKASDKARRFLQNKATLFVRNLTMTKNTSKVQALYDLCNTTFTPSPSGASPPSSQAIQRLCSLLDTFGPADVGLKEELSDDDRGHGIFGLNQLNRIARWAQPITYLDVYECDSFTMCIFCFPTSAVIPLHDHPEMTVFSKVLYGSMHVKAYDWVEPAQIQERKGPSSFPVRLAKLSVDKVLTAPCGTTVLYPKSGGNLHCFTAVTPCAILDILSPPYKEEAGRKCSYYHDYPYSTFSAGNGSFVRNGKEEDYAWLEQIETPDDLYMRQGKYAGPAIQF
- the LOC115965688 gene encoding plant cysteine oxidase 3 isoform X1 produces the protein MLSKFHKASDKARRFLQNKATLFVRNLTMTKNTSKVQALYDLCNTTFTPSPSGASPPSSQAIQRLCSLLDTFGPADVGLKEELSDDDRGHGIFGLNQLNRIARWAQPITYLDVYECDSFTMCIFCFPTSAVIPLHDHPEMTVFSKVLYGSMHVKAYDWVEPAQIQERKGPSSFPVRLAKLSVDKVLTAPCGTTVLYPKSGGNLHCFTAVTPCAILDILSPPYKEEAGRKCSYYHDYPYSTFSGNGSFVRNGKEEDYAWLEQIETPDDLYMRQGKYAGPAIQF